A single Tenacibaculum sp. 190524A02b DNA region contains:
- a CDS encoding AsmA-like C-terminal region-containing protein → MKLQAFKKRKFWLRFIACVILLPLFFLSATVLYINTKQNSIIKDQIAELNKKHKGFIDIGETHLSLFSNFPNISFKVDDLKINETKKDNSPVILDVKDIYVGFNLWDILEGNYTIKSLIVEEGFFDIVIHEDKSLNLLNALKPFDETESEEPIDFKLQKIKLHNLDIHKKDEGQNTDLETFIYEADGGFNIDNEVISGHIDTKFEMNLISNGDTTYVKHKHFDVHTDVSLNKDTGLLTIEPSGVTMEHGDFELEGKIDTKNDFDLDLIIKGAKPNFDMLIAFAPEDLIPVLERYKNAGKIYFNAVVQGPTLNQQVPFFDVNFGVSEAFLENTNKGKRVKNIGFKGHFTNGKERSSRTTTFSLEDMTAKLGKGKILGNVVINNFDQPEIDMRLNADFNLEFVTDFLNLSEVDIASGNVSLKMNFHDIVDIDNPEQALSKLNQAYYSELKIDSLSLSSKDLPAPLKKLNAHIEMNGKKATINQFDMLLGNSDISITGYLSDLPAIVHHTDTLVVTHLDIKSNLLDIAELTQFSTTDSIKTGIDEQIKDLTAGFSFKSSAKAFTENKYLPKGEFFVDSLNAKLKHYPHKLHDFHVDVLIDDEDLKIKDFTGFIDDSDFHFNGLVHNYGFWMQKELNGDVDLDITLTSDLLRLEDIFSYQGENYVPEEYRHEEFEKLELHVNSSMHYKASALHSIDLELDKLNTKMHVHPLRFEHFTGDFHYEDDHLVVKDFIGKIGRTSFNIGLNYYLGDDEAIKKRDNHLSFRANYIDYDQLFPPDKPTEKATITVKSKTADVPAHADAFNLYELPFTDMKFDVDVDYFMYQRIHLQDIKAKLRTTQNHYIHVDTLHMNAAGGNFNMSGYFNGSNPKKIYLKPNIKTTKIDLDKFLFKFENFGQDHLVSDNLKGHVSSNITGKIRIYPDLVPDLDQSEVHMDVKVFNGKLQNYEPMKLLSSYMGDKNLNNIKFDTIQNHIDIHNGRITIPNMTIESTLGHMELSGTQDLNNNIEYYLRIPWKTVRKAVWYKLFSSKKNSGNKEEEDEIIELDPNKKVKYLNLKLHGTVDDFKVSMKKAKKKKKE, encoded by the coding sequence ATGAAACTACAAGCCTTTAAAAAAAGAAAATTCTGGTTACGATTTATAGCTTGTGTAATACTTTTACCATTATTTTTTCTCAGTGCTACAGTGTTATATATCAACACCAAACAAAACAGTATTATTAAAGATCAAATAGCTGAGCTTAATAAAAAACACAAAGGTTTTATTGATATAGGAGAGACTCATTTATCACTCTTCAGTAATTTTCCTAATATTTCTTTTAAAGTAGACGATCTAAAAATAAATGAAACTAAAAAGGATAATTCACCAGTTATTCTGGACGTTAAAGATATCTACGTAGGATTTAATTTGTGGGATATTTTAGAAGGAAATTACACCATTAAATCCTTAATTGTAGAAGAAGGTTTTTTTGATATTGTAATTCATGAAGATAAAAGTCTAAATCTTTTAAATGCATTAAAGCCATTTGATGAAACAGAAAGTGAAGAACCCATAGATTTTAAACTTCAAAAAATTAAATTACACAATTTAGATATTCATAAAAAAGATGAAGGTCAAAATACAGACTTAGAAACATTTATTTATGAGGCAGATGGTGGTTTCAATATTGATAATGAAGTAATTTCAGGACATATAGATACTAAGTTTGAAATGAATTTAATTAGTAATGGCGATACTACGTATGTAAAACACAAACACTTTGATGTTCATACGGATGTTAGTTTGAATAAAGATACTGGATTGCTTACTATTGAACCTTCTGGAGTTACTATGGAGCATGGTGATTTTGAGTTAGAAGGAAAAATAGATACCAAAAATGATTTTGATCTTGATCTTATAATAAAAGGAGCGAAGCCAAATTTTGATATGCTAATAGCCTTTGCTCCAGAGGATCTCATTCCTGTTTTAGAACGTTATAAAAATGCAGGGAAAATTTATTTTAATGCAGTAGTTCAAGGCCCTACATTGAATCAACAAGTACCTTTTTTTGATGTAAATTTTGGTGTAAGTGAAGCTTTTTTAGAAAATACCAACAAAGGTAAGCGAGTCAAAAATATTGGTTTTAAAGGGCATTTTACAAATGGTAAGGAACGAAGTTCTCGTACCACAACATTTTCGCTGGAAGATATGACTGCCAAACTTGGGAAAGGAAAAATTCTAGGAAATGTCGTGATCAATAATTTTGATCAACCAGAAATAGATATGCGATTAAATGCAGATTTTAATCTTGAATTTGTAACTGATTTTTTAAATTTAAGTGAAGTAGATATTGCATCAGGAAATGTTTCCTTAAAAATGAATTTTCATGATATTGTAGATATTGATAATCCAGAACAAGCACTCAGCAAATTGAATCAGGCGTATTATAGTGAGTTAAAAATTGATAGCCTCAGTTTATCTTCCAAAGATCTTCCTGCGCCATTAAAAAAACTGAATGCACATATAGAAATGAATGGGAAAAAAGCGACAATTAATCAATTTGATATGCTTTTAGGAAATTCTGATATTTCAATAACAGGGTATTTGTCAGATCTACCTGCTATTGTACATCATACAGATACACTCGTCGTTACGCATTTAGATATCAAATCGAACCTATTAGATATTGCCGAACTTACACAATTTTCTACGACTGATAGTATAAAAACAGGTATAGATGAGCAAATTAAAGATTTAACTGCTGGATTTTCATTTAAATCCTCAGCAAAGGCCTTTACCGAAAATAAATATTTGCCGAAAGGAGAGTTTTTTGTAGACAGTCTTAACGCGAAATTAAAGCATTATCCACATAAATTACACGATTTTCATGTAGATGTATTAATCGATGATGAAGATCTTAAAATCAAAGATTTTACAGGTTTTATTGATGATTCTGATTTTCATTTTAACGGATTGGTGCATAATTATGGTTTTTGGATGCAAAAAGAATTGAATGGTGATGTAGATTTAGATATTACCTTAACTTCAGACTTATTGCGTTTGGAAGACATTTTCTCGTATCAAGGTGAAAATTATGTTCCTGAAGAATATAGACATGAAGAATTTGAAAAACTGGAATTGCATGTGAATTCTAGTATGCATTATAAAGCATCAGCATTACACTCTATAGATTTAGAATTGGACAAGCTGAATACCAAAATGCATGTACATCCATTACGATTTGAACACTTTACAGGTGATTTTCATTATGAAGATGATCATCTTGTAGTGAAAGATTTTATAGGTAAAATAGGAAGAACTTCTTTTAATATTGGCTTGAACTATTATTTAGGAGATGATGAAGCGATTAAAAAACGAGACAATCACCTCAGTTTCAGAGCAAATTATATTGATTATGACCAACTATTTCCTCCTGATAAACCAACTGAAAAGGCAACCATAACGGTAAAATCAAAAACTGCGGATGTTCCAGCACACGCAGATGCTTTTAACTTGTATGAGCTACCATTTACGGATATGAAATTTGATGTAGATGTAGATTATTTTATGTATCAACGAATTCATTTACAAGATATAAAAGCAAAATTACGGACAACTCAGAATCATTATATTCATGTAGATACCTTACATATGAATGCCGCTGGTGGTAATTTTAATATGTCTGGTTATTTTAACGGTAGTAATCCGAAGAAAATTTACCTGAAACCTAATATAAAAACCACTAAAATTGATTTGGATAAGTTCTTATTTAAGTTTGAAAATTTTGGACAAGATCATTTGGTTTCTGATAATTTAAAAGGACATGTTTCTTCTAACATAACTGGAAAAATTAGAATTTATCCTGATTTAGTCCCAGATCTAGATCAATCAGAAGTTCACATGGATGTAAAAGTTTTTAACGGTAAATTACAGAATTATGAACCTATGAAATTGTTGTCTAGTTATATGGGAGATAAAAACTTGAACAATATCAAGTTTGATACCATTCAAAATCATATTGATATACATAACGGACGCATAACGATTCCTAATATGACGATTGAATCTACATTAGGACATATGGAATTATCTGGGACACAAGATTTGAATAATAATATTGAATATTACTTAAGAATTCCATGGAAAACCGTTAGAAAAGCTGTTTGGTATAAATTATTTAGTAGTAAAAAAAATAGTGGAAATAAAGAAGAAGAGGATGAAATTATAGAACTCGATCCTAATAAGAAAGTAAAATACTTAAATTTAAAATTACATGGAACTGTGGATGATTTTAAAGTTTCCATGAAGAAAGCAAAAAAGAAGAAAAAGGAATAA
- a CDS encoding serine hydrolase has product MKTIQHLAIAILLLIQSVSFAQENKLDIIKQKFDPLLKEQNKGIAVLVKKNNQIKTVSLGNFNLNENHVFNIGSATKTFTAILFLQELEKGNLKLTDSIGAYLPPITNVDSSITIEALLTHESGLDEVIGKNLQEIFYGKKDSLYTDNLLNQIEKNNPDMIGKFDYCNTNYFLLGKIIEKVTDQSYFDLLRERIIIPLKMNNTYPYVHRNLPNLATPYDNNKDVTAYLDYRYFANIAYAAGSIASTLADMEVFFSSLFETEILLKKETLKLMLESGNKIYGLGIFKENYKGEKIYEHGGNNIGYSFINAYNPKTKNLFLSFTNSHRMPLGKSLKNDLFSYLNNEAIEKFNSINIADFKDITGKYLLKEANLIFEITQEKDKLFLIAKAQGIKSELIQKNKTTLYDTSVGATLTKIEGTNDRLTFNQNGFTTTISKVTSEN; this is encoded by the coding sequence ATGAAAACCATACAACATTTAGCAATCGCAATTTTATTACTTATTCAAAGTGTGTCATTTGCTCAAGAAAACAAACTAGATATTATTAAACAAAAATTTGATCCTTTGTTAAAAGAACAAAATAAAGGGATTGCTGTTCTTGTTAAAAAAAATAACCAAATAAAAACAGTAAGTCTAGGTAATTTTAATTTAAATGAAAATCACGTTTTTAATATTGGTAGCGCCACCAAAACCTTTACCGCTATTCTGTTTCTTCAAGAACTAGAAAAAGGAAATTTAAAACTTACCGATAGTATAGGAGCCTACCTACCTCCTATTACTAATGTAGATAGCTCAATAACTATTGAAGCCTTATTAACGCATGAAAGTGGTTTAGATGAAGTTATTGGTAAAAATTTACAAGAAATTTTTTACGGGAAAAAGGATTCTTTATACACTGATAATTTATTAAATCAGATTGAAAAAAATAATCCAGATATGATTGGTAAATTTGATTATTGTAATACTAATTATTTTCTGTTAGGTAAAATTATTGAAAAAGTTACCGATCAAAGTTATTTTGACTTGCTTAGAGAACGCATTATCATTCCTTTAAAAATGAATAATACTTACCCTTATGTGCATAGAAATTTACCAAACTTAGCGACGCCTTATGATAATAATAAAGATGTAACAGCTTATTTAGACTATCGTTACTTTGCAAACATTGCTTATGCAGCAGGTAGTATTGCTTCTACATTGGCTGATATGGAAGTATTTTTTAGCTCTCTTTTTGAAACGGAAATACTTCTAAAAAAAGAGACTCTAAAATTAATGTTAGAATCTGGTAATAAAATATACGGTTTAGGGATATTTAAAGAAAATTACAAAGGAGAAAAAATATATGAACATGGCGGAAACAATATAGGCTACTCTTTTATAAATGCATACAACCCAAAAACTAAGAATTTATTTTTATCATTTACAAACTCTCATAGAATGCCTTTAGGAAAATCATTAAAAAATGATTTGTTCTCCTATTTAAACAATGAAGCTATTGAAAAATTTAATAGCATTAATATAGCTGACTTTAAAGATATAACGGGTAAATATTTATTGAAAGAAGCAAACTTAATTTTTGAAATTACACAAGAAAAAGACAAGTTATTTTTAATAGCCAAAGCTCAAGGAATAAAAAGTGAATTAATTCAAAAAAATAAAACAACCCTTTATGATACTTCAGTTGGAGCCACTTTAACTAAAATTGAAGGAACTAATGATCGTTTAACATTCAACCAAAATGGTTTTACTACTACTATTAGTAAAGTAACATCAGAAAACTAA